In Salinigranum marinum, one DNA window encodes the following:
- a CDS encoding DUF1616 domain-containing protein yields MAPDARWRLMVPRWARRMPADLAAIVGLTLLTIGAVFLPFVQETPLRVVVGLPFVLFVPGYALVAALFPERGPPEDTDEAELDSAEGGITGLERVALSFGVSIAVVPLVGLVLNFTPWGIRLVPIVVSLTGLVVGLVVIAARRRAELDPDRRFRVPWRAWLTSARGELFEPDTRTDAALNVLLVVSILLAVSSVGYAVAVPQQGESFSEFYLLTEGPDGELVADDYPTEFSPGQGQELVVGIGNQEHENVDYTVLVEIHEVQVQNNSTRLIEREELRQFDPSLAHNETWQQPHTVTPTMTGERLRLTYLLYRGAPPQTPTTDNAYRELHLWVNVTQEGGATANVRPVAPASS; encoded by the coding sequence ATGGCCCCCGATGCTCGGTGGCGTCTCATGGTCCCCCGGTGGGCGCGACGCATGCCCGCTGATCTCGCCGCCATCGTCGGTCTCACGCTCTTGACGATCGGCGCCGTGTTTCTCCCGTTCGTTCAGGAGACACCGCTGCGTGTCGTCGTCGGCCTCCCGTTCGTGCTGTTCGTCCCCGGCTACGCGCTCGTCGCCGCGTTGTTCCCCGAGCGCGGGCCCCCCGAGGACACCGACGAAGCGGAGCTCGACTCCGCCGAAGGGGGGATCACGGGTCTCGAACGGGTCGCGCTCTCGTTCGGTGTGTCGATCGCCGTCGTCCCGCTCGTCGGGCTCGTCCTCAACTTCACGCCCTGGGGAATCCGGCTCGTCCCGATCGTCGTCTCGCTCACGGGACTCGTGGTGGGACTCGTCGTCATCGCCGCCCGCCGCCGAGCCGAGCTCGACCCGGATCGGCGCTTTCGCGTGCCGTGGCGAGCCTGGCTGACGAGTGCCCGCGGCGAGCTATTCGAGCCCGACACCCGCACGGACGCCGCCCTCAACGTGTTGCTCGTGGTTTCGATACTCCTCGCAGTGAGCAGCGTGGGCTACGCGGTCGCGGTCCCACAACAGGGCGAGTCGTTCAGTGAGTTCTACCTCCTGACCGAGGGCCCGGACGGCGAGTTGGTCGCCGACGACTACCCGACGGAGTTCAGCCCTGGACAGGGACAGGAACTGGTCGTGGGGATCGGCAACCAGGAACACGAGAACGTCGACTACACCGTCCTCGTCGAGATTCACGAGGTGCAGGTGCAGAACAACTCGACACGGCTCATCGAGCGAGAGGAACTCCGGCAGTTCGATCCCAGCCTCGCGCACAACGAGACGTGGCAGCAGCCCCACACCGTCACCCCGACGATGACCGGCGAGCGGCTACGCCTGACCTACCTCTTGTACCGTGGCGCGCCACCGCAGACGCCGACGACCGACAACGCCTACCGCGAACTCCACCTCTGGGTGAACGTCACACAGGAAGGGGGCGCGACCGCGAACGTTCGGCCGGTGGCGCCAGCCTCGTCGTAG
- a CDS encoding NAD-dependent epimerase/dehydratase family protein — protein MSLHLVTGGAGFVGSHTAEYLLDSGEDVRLFDLAPPSIPGTDLEDRVDYVRGDVRDVGALREALHGVDYVHHNVALVPLTKAGREFWEVNVRGTANVMRLAGEEGVNGVVHVSSSAVYDLSSMPVTEETPVNPIGQYGMSKLAADQVALEHAAKGVPINIIRPRTVVDERRAGIYQILFDWMDRDARVYMLGDGENLFQLVSARDLADASLRAAETDVTGEIFNIGNADYTTLGEDLEHVIDYAGSNSTIQWIPATPASLVLQAMDKLRLSPLAPWHYKTVHRPYYFDISKARDVLGWNPVDSNFDVFERAYDWYASNDIQNVSDHGSAHRTAPKQQALRLLRKVS, from the coding sequence GTGTCATTACATCTCGTCACTGGTGGGGCTGGCTTCGTCGGGAGTCACACTGCCGAGTACCTCCTCGACAGTGGAGAAGACGTCCGTCTGTTCGATCTGGCACCGCCGTCGATACCCGGAACCGATCTCGAAGACCGCGTCGACTACGTCCGCGGCGACGTCCGCGACGTCGGTGCCCTTCGAGAGGCGCTGCACGGTGTCGACTACGTCCACCACAACGTCGCGCTCGTCCCGCTCACGAAAGCCGGCCGGGAGTTCTGGGAGGTGAACGTCAGGGGGACGGCGAACGTCATGCGTCTGGCCGGCGAGGAAGGCGTCAACGGCGTCGTTCACGTCTCCTCGAGCGCGGTGTACGATCTCTCGTCGATGCCGGTCACCGAAGAGACACCCGTGAACCCCATCGGGCAGTACGGCATGTCCAAACTCGCGGCCGACCAGGTGGCCTTGGAACACGCGGCCAAAGGGGTCCCGATCAACATCATCCGGCCGCGGACCGTGGTCGACGAACGCCGAGCCGGGATCTACCAGATCCTCTTCGACTGGATGGACCGCGACGCGCGGGTGTACATGCTCGGCGACGGCGAGAACCTGTTCCAGCTGGTGAGCGCGCGCGACCTCGCGGACGCGTCACTCCGCGCCGCAGAGACCGACGTGACAGGCGAGATATTCAACATCGGCAACGCCGACTACACGACGCTCGGTGAGGACCTCGAACACGTCATCGACTACGCGGGGTCGAACTCGACGATCCAGTGGATCCCGGCGACTCCCGCGAGCCTCGTGCTCCAGGCGATGGATAAACTCCGCCTCTCGCCGCTCGCCCCGTGGCACTACAAGACGGTCCACCGGCCGTACTACTTCGACATCTCGAAGGCCCGGGACGTCCTCGGGTGGAACCCCGTCGACAGCAACTTCGACGTGTTCGAGCGCGCGTACGACTGGTACGCGTCGAACGACATCCAGAACGTCTCGGACCACGGGAGCGCGCACCGAACCGCACCCAAACAGCAGGCGTTACGACTGCTGCGGAAGGTCTCGTAG
- a CDS encoding MoxR family ATPase, protein MVTPAEVFEAIRDEAGAVLIGNQDVLEHVLIATLTKGHVLLEGPPGVAKTTIARLFASLTDLEYSRIQLMPDLLPSDVTGTQVYREETGEFTFQKGPVFANVVLADEINRATPKTQSALLEAMQEQMVTVASETTPLPSPFLLIATQNPIETEGTYKLPIAQRDRFQFKLQVGLPEREDERELFDRFNAEPDLTPEDVTPVVSSEVIHDAQQTVSRVYVDEKIREYVLDIVETTRDHSLIEHGVSPRATLAFLNGAKAKAAIRGREYVIPDDVKSLSKPVLAHRLVLEADAEFSGRTPRDVVEELVDEIETPGSRISADPEAEIDGDSDIIFEDSAVSDGGDVDEEREFNDSDDQQQHD, encoded by the coding sequence ATGGTTACACCGGCGGAGGTGTTCGAGGCCATTCGCGATGAGGCTGGGGCGGTACTCATCGGTAACCAAGACGTCCTCGAACACGTCCTCATCGCCACACTGACGAAAGGACACGTGTTGTTGGAGGGGCCACCCGGGGTGGCCAAAACGACGATCGCCCGACTGTTCGCGAGTCTGACGGATCTCGAGTACAGCCGGATCCAGCTCATGCCCGACCTGCTCCCGAGCGACGTCACGGGCACGCAGGTGTACCGCGAAGAGACGGGCGAGTTCACGTTCCAGAAAGGCCCGGTGTTCGCGAACGTCGTGCTCGCCGACGAGATCAACCGCGCGACGCCGAAGACGCAGAGTGCCCTCCTCGAAGCGATGCAAGAGCAGATGGTGACGGTCGCCTCGGAGACGACACCGCTTCCGAGTCCTTTCCTCCTGATCGCGACCCAGAACCCGATCGAGACCGAAGGCACGTACAAACTCCCGATCGCCCAGCGTGATCGCTTTCAGTTCAAGCTCCAGGTCGGACTCCCGGAGCGTGAAGACGAGCGCGAACTGTTCGATCGGTTCAACGCGGAGCCGGATCTCACGCCGGAAGACGTCACTCCAGTCGTCTCCTCGGAGGTCATCCACGACGCCCAACAGACGGTCAGTCGGGTGTACGTCGACGAGAAGATCAGAGAGTACGTCCTCGACATCGTCGAGACGACGCGCGATCACTCACTCATCGAACATGGTGTCTCGCCGCGGGCCACCCTCGCGTTCCTCAACGGGGCGAAAGCCAAGGCGGCGATCCGTGGTCGAGAGTACGTCATCCCGGACGACGTAAAATCGCTGTCGAAGCCCGTTCTCGCGCATCGGCTGGTCCTCGAAGCCGACGCGGAGTTCAGCGGTCGGACGCCGCGTGACGTCGTCGAAGAACTCGTCGACGAGATCGAGACGCCCGGGAGCCGGATCAGCGCCGACCCGGAGGCGGAGATCGACGGCGACTCCGACATCATCTTCGAGGACTCGGCCGTCAGCGATGGCGGAGACGTCGACGAGGAGCGAGAGTTCAATGATTCCGACGACCAGCAACAGCACGACTAA
- a CDS encoding glycosyltransferase family 2 protein, producing the protein MSTERQASEPLPGSDSLTNGEAAASHKSGDELLLTADSEEIPVLSVVMPTLNEEDGIAECIERIKNALEEMQVYGEIIVSDDSTDRTPEIAEEMGARVVHPDGKGYGYAYLYAFDKVRGQIMAMGDADTTYDFEELPKLFRLVESGEADMAMGSRLGGEIKSGAMPPLHQYIGNPFLTRFLNFFYGAGVSDAHSGMRVFTRDAYERMDLKTTGMEFASEMIMEAGARDLTIKELPITYHPREGEATLDSFHDGWRHVRFMLVNAPGYLFSGPGVILAATGLLVMLLALTNASLGGLNLGVNSMVAGSLFTLVGSQVSCFGAFATLAGEPIREANDPISRMLQGTVRLEHGATAGLVLFVIGASYLAYVVFEWAAVGYSAVPFTKFNVAALTLVVLGVQLVFTSFFLSVIAD; encoded by the coding sequence ATGTCAACTGAAAGACAAGCTAGCGAGCCGCTACCAGGATCCGATTCGTTAACCAACGGTGAGGCGGCGGCGTCTCACAAGTCAGGTGACGAACTCCTGCTCACGGCCGACAGCGAGGAGATACCCGTGCTCTCAGTGGTGATGCCCACACTGAACGAAGAAGACGGCATCGCCGAATGTATCGAGCGGATCAAGAACGCCCTGGAGGAAATGCAGGTGTACGGCGAGATCATCGTCTCGGACGACTCCACCGATCGGACGCCCGAGATCGCCGAGGAGATGGGAGCCCGAGTGGTCCATCCGGACGGGAAGGGATACGGCTACGCGTATCTCTACGCCTTCGACAAGGTCCGCGGCCAGATCATGGCGATGGGCGACGCGGACACGACGTACGACTTCGAGGAGCTCCCCAAGCTCTTCCGCTTGGTGGAGTCCGGTGAAGCGGACATGGCGATGGGATCGCGTCTCGGGGGCGAGATCAAGTCCGGGGCGATGCCCCCGCTCCACCAGTACATCGGTAACCCGTTCCTCACGAGGTTTCTGAACTTCTTCTACGGCGCTGGTGTCTCTGATGCACACTCGGGCATGCGCGTGTTCACCCGGGACGCGTACGAGCGGATGGATCTGAAGACGACCGGGATGGAGTTCGCCTCCGAGATGATCATGGAAGCGGGCGCTCGTGATCTGACGATCAAAGAGCTCCCTATCACCTACCATCCCCGCGAGGGTGAGGCGACGCTCGACTCGTTCCACGACGGCTGGCGACACGTCAGGTTCATGCTCGTCAACGCGCCCGGGTATCTGTTCTCGGGGCCGGGGGTGATTCTGGCGGCGACCGGCCTGCTGGTGATGCTTCTCGCCCTCACGAACGCGTCACTGGGCGGGCTGAATCTCGGTGTCAACTCGATGGTCGCCGGGAGTCTGTTCACCTTGGTTGGCTCGCAGGTCTCCTGTTTCGGTGCGTTCGCGACGCTGGCCGGCGAGCCGATTCGCGAGGCAAACGACCCGATCAGCAGGATGCTCCAAGGGACGGTTCGCCTCGAACACGGTGCGACTGCCGGGCTCGTCCTGTTCGTGATCGGTGCGAGCTACTTGGCGTACGTCGTCTTCGAGTGGGCCGCGGTCGGCTATTCGGCCGTGCCGTTCACCAAGTTCAACGTCGCCGCCCTCACGCTCGTCGTCTTGGGCGTCCAACTGGTGTTCACGTCGTTCTTCCTCAGCGTCATTGCGGACTGA
- a CDS encoding DUF58 domain-containing protein produces the protein MEFSRRAVEIGGLGVVLALCAVAFAQPLLLFGAAGVGAWLLGRQRAFVSAAETLDRTLDIRTTPVEQSTSVDSELTVVVTVELDEPSSLSLEIEPMGPLAATVTQRSIATLGPAATQAELTYAVEFHVAGQHELAPVRITLSDERGLFEETIERGPGTEVVVGSRGPAQLHVGRGASNVTEEFGELSRQTTGRGLEPQEVREYVPGDIAKNIDWNVTARSGELHVREYGRENDRHVLVILDQREAMRVGPPGETKLDYAKEVTLGYLRTIESVFDSVSLYGVDDDAVTSRYHSRSAEKAAGTLRGPLFQLQSSGAQSGSTGTTRSSRSRVSKLPPGRTTRLRDGTTAFERKLGPYFDSHGRIETNRDDPIQGAIHRERVATDKEFSVVVLTDDTEPKRVWDLVRSTGRTIEEITLFLTPHVLFEPGGLDDLETAYERYLEFEEFRRELDQFPNVSAFEVGPRDRFDAVLRSQRMRRNDGHE, from the coding sequence ATGGAGTTCAGCCGGCGAGCAGTCGAAATCGGCGGCCTCGGGGTGGTGCTGGCGCTCTGTGCGGTGGCGTTCGCCCAGCCGCTGTTACTGTTCGGTGCCGCCGGCGTCGGTGCGTGGCTCCTCGGTCGACAGCGCGCGTTCGTCAGTGCGGCCGAGACGCTCGACCGAACGCTCGACATCCGGACGACGCCCGTCGAGCAGTCGACGTCGGTCGACAGCGAACTCACGGTCGTGGTCACGGTCGAACTCGACGAGCCGAGTTCGCTCTCGCTGGAGATCGAGCCGATGGGTCCCCTGGCAGCGACCGTGACACAGCGGTCGATCGCGACCCTCGGTCCGGCAGCGACGCAGGCCGAGCTGACCTATGCGGTGGAGTTCCACGTCGCCGGACAGCACGAACTCGCTCCCGTCAGGATTACGCTCAGCGACGAGCGTGGCCTCTTCGAGGAGACGATCGAGCGCGGGCCAGGAACGGAGGTGGTGGTCGGATCGCGCGGCCCCGCGCAACTCCACGTGGGACGGGGCGCGTCGAACGTGACCGAGGAGTTCGGCGAACTGAGCAGACAGACGACGGGCCGCGGCCTCGAACCACAGGAGGTGCGTGAGTACGTCCCCGGTGACATCGCGAAGAACATCGACTGGAACGTGACCGCGCGGAGCGGCGAACTCCACGTCCGAGAGTACGGTCGGGAGAACGACCGGCACGTACTGGTCATCTTGGATCAGCGCGAGGCGATGAGGGTCGGCCCGCCCGGCGAGACCAAACTCGACTACGCTAAGGAGGTAACGCTCGGCTACCTGAGGACCATCGAGTCCGTGTTCGACTCCGTCTCCCTGTACGGCGTCGACGACGACGCCGTCACGTCGCGATACCACTCCCGGTCGGCCGAAAAGGCAGCCGGGACGCTCCGCGGCCCGCTCTTCCAGCTCCAGTCGTCGGGGGCGCAGAGCGGGTCGACGGGGACGACGCGATCCTCGCGCTCGCGCGTGTCGAAGCTCCCTCCCGGTCGCACGACACGCCTCCGCGACGGGACCACGGCGTTCGAGCGGAAACTCGGGCCGTACTTCGACTCGCACGGCCGCATCGAGACGAATCGTGACGATCCGATCCAGGGGGCGATTCACCGCGAACGCGTCGCGACTGACAAGGAGTTCAGCGTGGTCGTGCTCACGGACGACACGGAGCCGAAACGCGTCTGGGATCTCGTCCGATCCACGGGCAGAACCATCGAGGAGATCACACTGTTTCTCACCCCGCACGTGCTGTTCGAGCCCGGAGGACTGGACGACCTCGAAACCGCGTACGAGCGCTATCTCGAGTTCGAGGAGTTCAGACGAGAACTGGACCAGTTCCCCAATGTCTCGGCGTTCGAGGTCGGCCCGCGTGACCGGTTCGACGCCGTGCTCAGATCCCAACGGATGCGACGAAACGACGGTCACGAATGA